In Gloeocapsa sp. DLM2.Bin57, the following are encoded in one genomic region:
- a CDS encoding DUF3854 domain-containing protein, with product MAINYINFEQNQVENSQRQKHNRINHQNLLEWLSSCVDTELINQNVISLDESAAFEHLLYGLDNTERRNDGRLRDRWLRQYSHLSEGGWWCSGVDPHNNWQPMEWGRFKPNAPRSNALKNKPVKYESPPKVPNRVTYFNTPTHLWDKVAQRYGLSRSHSLSEKLSNPINFWQWVQQHPQIPNILTEGEKKAGSLLTLGFAAIALPGIWNGRVGKKGIDERLHPDLMPQAQPAREFIILFDYETKPKTQYALYQATWRTAKVIREAGCSCKIALLPGPEKGVDDFIATHGEKAEELLEEIIANALTIEEYQQRFFASRFSLGKYQPQIQLNVPYISDTISLPESGLVAIKSSMGTGKTDLMERWREQNPHKRFLNNGHRVNLLRNLSKRLKTEMYSALKAADLVKASALSITVDSLHKLTYIQNPYDCLFIDEACQYLVHLLHSKTCKEYRAEILEVLEYLVNKAKLVVLADAHLDEITIDFFKAMRPENEEPLIIENTYSNGGRNIFWYTGNDSSQLVAQIFAALLAGLKIMVASDSKRFIKKLEKAMKVKFVNSDPLHVDDLRIWSIHAENSGSEENIAFIEDISNQVKNVDALLASPSLSTGVDIPDYHFDVVFGVFHGATQMATECAQALHRIRYLIPMHIWVAPRPLNGYQETNPKKIKQSILDSNQMTAFLIRLDKETGIRGAEKDWALEAYCRQLAQRNQSLNNLRFDLKYLLLEMGHTIDMVIEDNSPDNQQRMKEAAKRLDAETRAAIANAKSIDFQQYRSQQTKDFLSPEEVYECEKYRIATAYGMQVTEELVEKDDQGRFYHKLLALEAVLSPNEGIIIETNSGKTYPRPPDVVSQRDLTERELFPLSMDWGNYSAQWLARYRLGIPQILARLLAGEEVTKTDPDLIKIRDIAVACSAQIKSILNLTIPYNCPPVWLLSLLLDQLGLKLRNRRTRKNGQQIRLYSLDADHFHFALEVLAYREQQRLFKQQPNEGDKKAPDPPEKESIHTLEEGVSQEIFDPLTGYLHLLEQLRTGLEAMLLRPELLLNPIYLIFNKWRL from the coding sequence ATGGCGATAAATTACATCAATTTTGAACAAAACCAGGTCGAAAATTCTCAAAGACAGAAACACAACCGGATTAACCATCAAAACCTCCTTGAATGGCTCTCTAGTTGTGTAGACACTGAACTAATCAACCAAAATGTCATTTCTCTCGACGAATCCGCCGCCTTTGAGCATCTCCTCTACGGCCTCGACAACACAGAGCGCCGCAACGATGGTCGCCTCAGAGACAGATGGCTCAGACAATACTCCCACCTATCAGAAGGCGGCTGGTGGTGCTCCGGAGTTGACCCCCACAACAACTGGCAACCAATGGAATGGGGGCGCTTTAAGCCTAATGCTCCTAGGTCTAATGCTTTAAAAAACAAACCAGTTAAATACGAATCGCCCCCTAAAGTACCCAATCGCGTCACCTACTTCAATACTCCCACTCACCTCTGGGATAAAGTAGCCCAACGCTACGGTCTTAGTCGCTCTCACTCCCTTTCTGAAAAACTATCTAACCCGATTAACTTTTGGCAGTGGGTGCAACAACACCCCCAAATCCCCAATATCCTCACCGAAGGCGAAAAAAAAGCAGGTAGCCTACTCACCCTAGGATTTGCCGCCATCGCCCTCCCTGGCATTTGGAATGGACGTGTCGGAAAAAAAGGTATTGACGAACGCCTCCACCCTGACTTGATGCCCCAGGCTCAACCCGCACGGGAATTCATCATTCTTTTTGACTACGAAACCAAACCCAAAACCCAATACGCCCTCTATCAAGCTACTTGGCGCACCGCCAAAGTAATTAGAGAAGCCGGCTGTTCTTGTAAAATCGCCCTTCTTCCAGGACCTGAAAAAGGCGTTGACGACTTCATTGCCACCCACGGTGAAAAAGCCGAAGAGCTTTTAGAGGAGATAATCGCAAATGCCCTCACTATAGAAGAATACCAACAACGCTTTTTTGCCTCTCGTTTCTCTTTGGGTAAATATCAACCCCAGATTCAACTCAATGTCCCCTATATCTCCGATACCATTTCCCTCCCAGAATCGGGACTTGTTGCCATAAAAAGTTCCATGGGCACGGGTAAAACCGACCTCATGGAACGTTGGCGAGAACAAAATCCCCATAAGCGCTTCCTCAATAACGGTCATCGCGTTAATCTCCTGAGAAATCTCTCTAAAAGACTCAAAACCGAAATGTATTCCGCCCTGAAAGCGGCAGACTTAGTCAAAGCCTCCGCCCTTTCCATCACCGTCGATAGTCTTCATAAACTCACCTATATCCAAAACCCCTATGACTGCCTTTTCATCGACGAAGCCTGTCAATACCTCGTTCATCTTCTACACAGTAAAACCTGTAAAGAATATCGCGCCGAAATCCTAGAAGTTTTAGAATACCTCGTCAATAAAGCCAAACTCGTTGTCCTCGCCGATGCCCACCTCGACGAAATTACTATTGACTTCTTCAAAGCCATGCGCCCAGAAAATGAAGAACCACTAATTATCGAAAATACCTATTCTAACGGTGGTCGGAATATTTTCTGGTATACAGGCAATGACAGTAGCCAACTCGTTGCCCAAATTTTTGCCGCCCTTTTAGCCGGACTAAAAATCATGGTGGCTTCCGATTCCAAGCGCTTTATCAAAAAACTAGAAAAAGCGATGAAAGTCAAATTTGTGAACTCCGACCCTTTACATGTTGACGATTTAAGAATCTGGTCTATTCATGCCGAAAACAGTGGCAGCGAAGAAAATATCGCCTTTATCGAAGATATCTCTAACCAGGTTAAAAATGTTGATGCCCTGCTGGCTTCTCCTAGCCTTAGCACCGGAGTCGATATTCCTGACTATCACTTCGATGTAGTTTTTGGCGTTTTTCACGGCGCTACCCAAATGGCCACCGAATGCGCCCAAGCCCTACACCGCATTCGATATCTCATCCCCATGCACATCTGGGTCGCCCCTCGTCCTCTAAATGGCTATCAGGAAACTAACCCCAAGAAAATCAAACAATCCATTCTAGATAGTAACCAAATGACCGCCTTTTTGATTCGTCTAGATAAAGAAACTGGTATCCGTGGTGCTGAGAAAGATTGGGCTTTAGAGGCTTATTGCCGTCAACTAGCACAAAGAAATCAATCCCTCAATAATTTAAGATTTGATTTAAAGTATCTTCTTCTAGAAATGGGACATACCATCGATATGGTTATAGAGGATAATTCTCCAGATAATCAACAACGGATGAAAGAAGCAGCCAAGAGACTCGACGCGGAAACTAGGGCAGCTATTGCCAATGCCAAATCTATCGACTTCCAGCAATACCGTAGTCAACAAACCAAAGATTTCCTTTCTCCTGAAGAAGTCTATGAGTGTGAAAAATACCGAATTGCTACTGCTTATGGGATGCAGGTCACCGAAGAGTTAGTTGAAAAGGATGACCAGGGACGTTTCTATCATAAACTTTTAGCTCTAGAAGCAGTTCTTTCTCCCAATGAGGGAATCATCATTGAGACCAACTCTGGTAAAACCTATCCGCGACCGCCTGATGTTGTGAGTCAACGAGATTTGACAGAGCGCGAGTTGTTTCCCTTGTCCATGGATTGGGGTAATTATTCGGCGCAATGGTTAGCTCGTTATCGCTTGGGAATACCGCAGATTCTGGCGAGGTTACTAGCAGGGGAAGAGGTTACTAAAACCGACCCAGATTTAATCAAGATACGAGATATCGCCGTTGCTTGTTCTGCCCAGATAAAATCGATTCTCAATTTAACTATTCCCTACAATTGTCCTCCTGTTTGGCTCTTAAGTTTACTACTAGACCAATTGGGGTTGAAACTACGTAATAGACGAACTAGAAAAAATGGCCAACAGATTCGTTTATACAGTCTCGATGCCGACCATTTTCATTTTGCCTTGGAGGTACTTGCCTATCGCGAACAACAACGTTTGTTTAAACAGCAACCAAATGAGGGGGATAAAAAAGCTCCAGACCCCCCTGAAAAGGAGAGTATACATACATTAGAGGAGGGGGTGTCACAGGAAATATTTGACCCCTTGACTGGGTATTTACACTTACTTGAACAGCTAAGAACTGGTTTAGAGGCGATGCTTTTAAGACCCGAATTGTTACTAAATCCAATTTATTTAATTTTTAATAAGTGGCGACTCTAG
- a CDS encoding transcriptional regulator: MNPSKTAQVMSILVKDGIVRSKDLREMGIHQEYLRLLSNQGQIVRSGRGIYTLPDRDLTENQSLIEASIRVPHGIICLLSALRFHNLTTQNPFEVWQAIAQDARPPKDDLIPLRIVYMSEKTRTSGIETHLIANIPVPIFNVPKTVADCFKYRNKIGHDVALEALRDCWRERRCTMDELWHYAKICRVTNVMRPYLESLTLI, translated from the coding sequence ATGAACCCCTCAAAAACGGCTCAAGTTATGTCTATTCTGGTCAAGGATGGAATTGTCCGCTCAAAAGACCTTAGAGAAATGGGCATTCATCAGGAATATTTGCGACTTTTGTCAAATCAGGGGCAAATAGTGCGCTCAGGACGTGGCATTTACACTCTCCCAGACAGAGATTTAACAGAAAATCAAAGTTTAATTGAAGCTAGTATACGTGTTCCTCATGGCATTATCTGCTTACTTTCAGCTCTGAGATTTCATAACTTGACCACCCAAAATCCGTTTGAAGTTTGGCAGGCAATTGCTCAGGATGCACGTCCCCCCAAAGATGACCTGATTCCTTTGCGTATTGTATATATGTCGGAAAAAACCAGAACCTCCGGGATAGAAACACATCTGATTGCTAATATTCCTGTTCCAATATTTAACGTTCCCAAAACAGTAGCAGACTGTTTTAAATATCGTAACAAGATTGGTCATGATGTGGCACTAGAAGCACTTCGAGATTGTTGGCGAGAGCGTCGCTGTACAATGGATGAACTTTGGCACTACGCTAAAATCTGTCGAGTAACTAATGTGATGCGCCCCTACCTTGAATCACTAACATTAATATGA